One Myxococcaceae bacterium JPH2 genomic window carries:
- a CDS encoding L,D-transpeptidase family protein, translating to MRFRTLVVLGWCLPLVALAEDRVASARQRQLPAVRQAFAEAGVAWPPGELYLRALKAERQLEVWAGPKGKPLQRVKTFPFCAASGELGPKREEGDLQVPEGFYTIDLFNPRSQFHLSMRVSYPNALDRLVGRPRLGGNIFVHGDCVSIGCIAIQDAPIEALYVMVTEARAHMGKDVPIHVFPRQLDAAGMDALSRLPDVTPEQQAFWRSLQPAWTLFEQTHRPPATSVDTRARRYIVRRGL from the coding sequence ATGAGATTCCGAACCCTCGTCGTGTTGGGGTGGTGCCTGCCCCTCGTGGCGCTCGCGGAGGATCGCGTCGCGAGCGCGCGCCAGCGTCAGCTTCCCGCCGTTCGCCAGGCGTTCGCCGAGGCCGGGGTGGCCTGGCCGCCCGGAGAGCTGTACCTGCGCGCGCTCAAGGCGGAGCGGCAGCTGGAGGTCTGGGCGGGCCCCAAGGGCAAGCCGCTCCAGCGCGTGAAGACGTTCCCCTTCTGCGCGGCCTCGGGTGAGCTGGGGCCGAAGCGCGAGGAGGGCGACCTCCAGGTTCCCGAGGGCTTCTACACCATCGACCTGTTCAATCCGCGCAGCCAGTTCCACCTGTCCATGCGGGTCAGCTACCCCAACGCGTTGGATCGGCTGGTGGGACGCCCTCGGCTCGGTGGCAACATCTTCGTGCACGGCGACTGCGTCAGCATCGGGTGCATCGCCATCCAGGACGCGCCCATCGAGGCGCTGTACGTCATGGTCACCGAGGCGCGCGCCCACATGGGCAAGGACGTCCCCATCCACGTCTTCCCGCGCCAGCTCGATGCGGCGGGAATGGACGCCCTCTCCAGGCTCCCCGATGTCACGCCCGAGCAACAGGCCTTCTGGCGCAGCCTCCAGCCCGCGTGGACCCTCTTCGAGCAGACGCACCGCCCACCCGCGACCTCGGTCGACACCCGCGCCCGCCGATACATCGTCCGGCGGGGTTTGTAG
- a CDS encoding amidase: METSASRLVFQSTTELAAAVRERRVTAVEVLEAHLAQAAAHNPALNAVVTRDEAAARQRAVEADAALARGESWGPLHGVPITVKDAFSTAGLRTTASFPPLSGYVPTEDATAVARLKRAGAIIWGKTNLPLLAGDYQTQSPLFGRTQNPHDLERTPGGSSGGSAAAVASGFTPFELGSDLGGSIRIPAHFCGLFGLKPTEHRVSNAGHIPDLPGGPRTVRHMACSGPLARTVADLRLVLSVIEGPDARNLEVPPLTPLAPPKPRAVSSLRIAWLEDFGGVVPCRESRAALARFVAELSAQGATVERVSPPAFDFHEAWSTWGELEGAEVGAPLPLWHRLRFQLQFLAMAGKDPLARAIARGARSDMAHYMAILERREALVASLERFLSGWDAWLVPVTTGPAIPHTRPGEWVRVDGEPRAYLSSLGAYTSVFNLTGNPVVVLPVGRTQAGLPLGAQLVGRRWEDGALLDVAEAVAPLGGGFVRPARYA; this comes from the coding sequence ATGGAGACTTCCGCGTCGAGGCTCGTGTTTCAGTCCACCACGGAGCTGGCGGCCGCCGTTCGCGAGCGGCGGGTGACAGCGGTGGAGGTGCTGGAGGCGCATCTGGCGCAGGCGGCGGCGCACAACCCGGCGCTCAACGCCGTCGTCACGCGCGACGAAGCAGCGGCTCGGCAGCGCGCGGTGGAGGCGGACGCGGCGCTCGCGCGAGGTGAGTCCTGGGGGCCGCTGCACGGCGTCCCCATCACCGTGAAGGATGCCTTCTCCACGGCGGGCCTTCGCACCACGGCGAGCTTCCCGCCGCTCTCTGGCTACGTGCCCACCGAGGACGCCACGGCGGTGGCGCGGCTCAAGCGGGCGGGCGCCATCATCTGGGGCAAGACGAACCTGCCGCTCCTGGCGGGCGACTACCAGACGCAGAGCCCGCTGTTCGGCCGCACGCAGAATCCCCACGACCTGGAGCGCACGCCGGGAGGCTCCAGCGGAGGCTCGGCGGCGGCGGTGGCCTCGGGCTTCACGCCGTTCGAGTTGGGCAGCGACCTGGGCGGTTCCATTCGCATCCCCGCGCATTTCTGTGGCCTCTTCGGGTTGAAGCCCACCGAGCACCGTGTCTCCAACGCGGGCCACATCCCGGACCTGCCCGGTGGGCCGCGCACGGTGCGGCACATGGCGTGCTCGGGGCCGCTGGCGCGCACCGTGGCGGACTTGCGGCTGGTGCTCTCTGTCATCGAAGGGCCGGACGCGCGCAACCTGGAGGTGCCGCCGCTCACGCCGCTCGCTCCGCCGAAGCCGCGCGCGGTGTCCTCGCTGCGCATCGCGTGGCTGGAGGACTTCGGAGGCGTGGTGCCGTGCCGCGAGTCGCGCGCGGCGCTCGCTCGCTTCGTCGCCGAGCTGTCCGCGCAAGGCGCCACCGTGGAGCGTGTCTCGCCCCCCGCGTTCGACTTCCACGAGGCCTGGTCCACCTGGGGCGAGCTGGAGGGCGCCGAGGTGGGCGCGCCGCTGCCCCTGTGGCACCGGCTGCGCTTCCAGCTCCAGTTCCTCGCCATGGCGGGGAAGGACCCCTTGGCGCGAGCCATCGCCCGGGGCGCGCGCTCGGACATGGCGCACTACATGGCCATCCTCGAGCGGCGCGAGGCGCTCGTCGCGAGCCTGGAGCGGTTCCTCTCGGGATGGGACGCGTGGCTCGTGCCTGTGACGACGGGCCCTGCGATTCCTCACACGCGGCCCGGCGAGTGGGTGCGCGTGGACGGCGAGCCCCGCGCGTACCTGTCCTCCTTGGGGGCCTACACCAGCGTGTTCAACCTCACCGGCAATCCCGTCGTCGTGCTCCCGGTGGGGCGCACGCAGGCGGGCCTTCCCCTGGGCGCGCAGCTCGTGGGCCGGCGCTGGGAGGATGGGGCGTTGCTCGACGTGGCGGAGGCGGTGGCGCCCCTGGGCGGCGGCTTCGTGCGCCCTGCCCGGTACGCCTAG
- a CDS encoding GNAT family N-acetyltransferase: MVRWQWKTFSELTVDALYDVLALRSRVFVVEQRSIYLDPDGLDPDSHHLLGWDTTLPRPALVAYLRVLPPGLKFREASLGRVVVAPEARGQGLAAPLTAQALAFLDARFPGVDTRISAQHYLQGFYERRGFHAEGDVYDEDGIPHIEMRRPAR, encoded by the coding sequence ATGGTGCGCTGGCAATGGAAGACGTTCTCGGAGCTGACCGTCGATGCGCTGTACGACGTGCTCGCGCTCCGCTCGCGGGTGTTCGTCGTGGAGCAGCGTTCGATCTACCTGGACCCGGATGGGTTGGACCCCGACAGTCATCACCTCCTTGGCTGGGACACGACACTCCCCCGTCCCGCGCTCGTGGCGTACCTGCGGGTGCTGCCGCCGGGGCTCAAGTTCCGGGAGGCGAGCCTCGGCCGCGTCGTCGTCGCGCCTGAAGCCCGAGGCCAGGGACTCGCCGCGCCGCTGACGGCCCAGGCCCTGGCGTTCCTCGACGCGCGCTTCCCCGGAGTGGACACCCGCATCTCCGCGCAGCACTACCTGCAGGGCTTCTATGAGCGCCGCGGCTTCCACGCCGAGGGCGACGTCTACGACGAGGACGGCATCCCGCACATCGAGATGCGCCGCCCCGCGCGCTAG
- a CDS encoding sigma-70 family RNA polymerase sigma factor: MMDLSPSSHLDRVYREHHGRIVATVIRVLGGDFLAAEEVVQEAFADALVQWPREGTPREPKAWLMRAARNKAVDRLRRGERLDARVDALEVAAQVEQDAATSPDERGWSDTADDTLRLLFTCCHPALSSEAQVALALRTLCGLTTDEIARAFLIPSATLGQRLVRAQRKIRDARIPYIIPDEEMLAERTLGVLHTLYLVFSEGYAATEGPELLRVDLCAEALRLGRLARELMPRDAEVASLLALMLLHHARRHARVAPDGGLILLDHQDRSRWDRAELNEGLEQLDIALSLGACGPYALQAAIAALHAQAPSAQETDWEQIVALYGRLCVIAPGPVVELNRAAAVAMARGPDQGLALVDDLEASGRLEGYHLLPAARADLLRRLERWKEAAAAYQRALALVRTQPERRYLEERLREVLDASRET; encoded by the coding sequence GTGATGGACCTCTCCCCCTCCTCTCACCTCGACCGCGTCTATCGCGAGCACCATGGCCGCATCGTGGCCACGGTCATCCGCGTGCTGGGCGGAGACTTCCTGGCGGCGGAAGAAGTGGTGCAGGAGGCGTTCGCCGACGCGCTGGTGCAGTGGCCCCGGGAGGGCACGCCCCGAGAGCCCAAGGCGTGGCTGATGCGCGCTGCGCGCAACAAGGCGGTGGATCGCCTGCGACGCGGCGAGCGGCTCGACGCGCGAGTGGACGCGCTGGAGGTCGCGGCGCAGGTGGAGCAGGATGCCGCCACGTCTCCGGATGAGCGGGGCTGGTCAGACACGGCGGACGACACGCTCCGTCTGCTCTTCACCTGCTGCCACCCGGCGCTCTCCAGCGAGGCGCAGGTGGCGCTCGCGCTGCGCACGCTGTGCGGACTCACCACCGACGAGATTGCCCGCGCGTTCCTCATCCCCTCCGCCACGCTGGGGCAGCGCCTGGTGCGCGCGCAGCGCAAGATTCGCGACGCGCGCATCCCGTACATCATCCCGGACGAGGAGATGCTGGCCGAGCGCACGCTCGGAGTCCTGCACACGCTCTACCTCGTCTTCTCCGAGGGCTACGCGGCGACGGAGGGCCCGGAGCTCCTGCGCGTGGACCTGTGCGCGGAAGCGCTGCGCCTGGGGCGACTGGCGCGAGAGCTGATGCCGCGCGACGCGGAGGTGGCCTCGCTCCTGGCCCTCATGCTGCTCCACCACGCGCGGCGCCATGCGCGGGTGGCCCCCGACGGCGGACTCATCTTGCTGGACCACCAGGACCGCTCGCGATGGGACCGCGCGGAGCTGAACGAGGGGTTGGAGCAGCTCGACATAGCGCTCTCCCTGGGCGCGTGCGGTCCCTACGCGCTCCAGGCGGCCATCGCCGCGCTGCACGCGCAGGCCCCGAGCGCGCAGGAGACCGACTGGGAACAGATTGTCGCGCTTTACGGCCGCCTGTGCGTCATTGCCCCGGGGCCGGTGGTGGAGCTGAATCGCGCCGCGGCCGTGGCCATGGCGCGCGGACCGGATCAGGGGCTCGCGCTGGTGGACGACCTGGAGGCCAGCGGCCGGCTGGAGGGCTATCACCTGCTGCCCGCGGCGCGCGCGGACCTGCTGCGCCGCTTGGAGCGATGGAAGGAAGCCGCGGCCGCGTACCAACGCGCGCTGGCGCTCGTGCGCACGCAGCCCGAGCGGAGGTACCTGGAAGAGCGGCTGCGCGAGGTGCTCGACGCGAGCCGCGAGACCTGA
- a CDS encoding YciI family protein yields the protein MKYLLMIYENEKGWMELPPKEADQLLAEYGAFTASLKNSGNYIAGHGLQPTATATTVRIRDGKRLTTDGPFAETREQLGGFYLVDAKNIDEAVAIASRIPGARAGSIEVRPVAEYANMPD from the coding sequence ATGAAGTACCTGCTGATGATCTACGAGAACGAGAAGGGCTGGATGGAGCTTCCCCCCAAGGAGGCCGACCAGCTCCTGGCCGAGTACGGCGCGTTCACGGCCTCGCTCAAGAACAGCGGCAACTACATCGCGGGCCACGGCCTCCAGCCCACGGCGACGGCCACCACGGTGCGCATCCGCGACGGCAAGCGGCTGACCACGGACGGCCCGTTCGCGGAGACGCGTGAGCAGCTCGGCGGCTTCTACCTGGTGGATGCCAAGAACATCGACGAGGCCGTGGCCATCGCCTCGCGCATCCCCGGCGCTCGGGCCGGAAGTATCGAGGTCCGCCCGGTGGCCGAGTACGCGAACATGCCGGACTGA
- a CDS encoding tetratricopeptide repeat protein: MRRTLDAYSHTWDVTRTAACARGEEELLSQRMACLGARLAQVDALLRSLMPGEEARVERAPFAVEALPSSASCMKPVGTASGVVPADAVVLDAWALWALGLPEEGLRRLSSAAGAVLGTEGATSARDESAASGVRDSDASARTRHEIVRAIALGTEAAKGSGDETARPVVLDTEAAARTLDERAPVGARGTEAAARALDARAPAGVRDTEAATRTRDDGASGRAAGAGASAIARDLVAAVDPVGRALIRARLEAARSGPNAESLSVEAGRLAEASRDDASAARAWTLAMHLVGNPPEQASRAQQWRERASAALARLGGDDELEGVLAVEVARLFSHQDRLGEAAQQLALALPRLERRFGAEGFEVAHARAELGAVRRAQGRYAEALGLYERALGTVRGALGPDHPEVARLRLEQAETRVRERDFAQAERLSLGALAVLERALGTEHPRLEDALARVAAVLEQEGRAEEAKPYRERLARLRAHP, from the coding sequence GTGCGACGCACGCTGGATGCCTATTCCCACACTTGGGACGTGACGCGGACCGCCGCGTGCGCGCGGGGCGAGGAGGAGCTCCTCTCCCAGCGCATGGCGTGCCTGGGCGCGCGGCTCGCGCAGGTGGATGCACTGCTTCGGAGCCTCATGCCCGGGGAGGAGGCTCGGGTGGAGCGTGCGCCTTTCGCGGTGGAGGCACTGCCCTCGTCGGCGTCGTGCATGAAGCCGGTGGGGACTGCTTCGGGCGTGGTGCCTGCGGATGCGGTCGTGCTCGATGCCTGGGCCTTGTGGGCGCTCGGACTTCCGGAAGAAGGGCTGCGCCGACTGTCATCTGCTGCCGGGGCGGTGCTCGGCACGGAGGGCGCGACGAGCGCGCGCGATGAGTCTGCTGCCTCGGGTGTGCGCGATAGCGACGCCTCGGCGCGGACGCGTCACGAGATTGTTCGTGCGATCGCGCTCGGCACGGAGGCTGCGAAGGGTTCGGGTGACGAGACTGCTCGTCCGGTCGTGCTCGACACGGAGGCGGCAGCGCGCACGCTCGACGAGAGGGCTCCTGTGGGCGCGCGCGGCACGGAGGCGGCAGCGCGCGCTCTCGACGCGAGGGCTCCTGCGGGAGTTCGCGATACAGAGGCTGCGACGCGCACTCGCGACGACGGTGCTTCCGGGCGCGCAGCTGGGGCCGGTGCTTCGGCGATTGCTCGGGACTTGGTCGCGGCGGTGGATCCCGTGGGGCGTGCGTTGATCCGCGCCCGCTTGGAGGCAGCCCGTTCCGGGCCCAACGCGGAGTCCCTGTCGGTGGAGGCGGGTCGCCTTGCAGAGGCTTCGCGGGACGATGCTTCCGCTGCTCGCGCGTGGACGCTGGCCATGCACCTCGTGGGGAATCCTCCGGAGCAGGCCTCTCGGGCCCAGCAGTGGCGCGAGCGTGCCTCGGCCGCCCTGGCGCGGCTCGGTGGGGACGACGAGTTGGAAGGCGTGCTCGCCGTGGAGGTGGCGCGGTTGTTCTCGCATCAGGACCGACTGGGAGAGGCCGCGCAGCAGCTCGCGCTCGCGCTGCCTCGCTTGGAGCGGCGCTTCGGTGCCGAGGGGTTCGAGGTCGCTCACGCGCGGGCCGAGCTGGGCGCGGTGCGGCGCGCACAGGGGCGCTATGCCGAGGCGCTGGGGTTGTACGAGCGGGCCCTCGGCACCGTGCGCGGCGCGCTGGGCCCGGACCACCCCGAGGTGGCTCGCCTGCGCCTGGAGCAGGCCGAGACCCGCGTGCGCGAGCGAGACTTCGCGCAGGCGGAGCGGCTGTCGTTGGGCGCGCTGGCGGTGCTGGAGCGGGCGCTCGGGACCGAGCATCCCCGGTTGGAGGATGCGCTCGCTCGGGTGGCCGCTGTCTTGGAGCAAGAGGGCCGCGCCGAGGAGGCGAAGCCCTACCGCGAGCGCCTCGCGCGACTGCGCGCCCACCCCTGA
- a CDS encoding NAD-dependent protein deacetylase, with product MDAPIAAAAGVEALASLLRGRRIVALTGAGCSTESGIPDYRGPGTRARARNPIQHREFLTKPEVRARYWARSLLGWPRFSSARPNAAHHALANLERDGHVLGLITQNVDRLHHDAGSVRVIELHGALSRVRCLDCGGMETRPDLQNRLLALNPDFSHTPTEWRPDGDAELPVEAVQSFRVPACLRCGGTLKPDVVFFGDNVALPIVEEAFSLLEEGDALLVVGSSLAVYSGFRFVTRAAERHMPIALLNIGESRGDSLADVRVEASAGEVLPRLAERLARG from the coding sequence ATGGACGCTCCGATCGCAGCCGCTGCTGGCGTAGAGGCCCTGGCCTCGCTGTTGCGCGGGCGCCGCATCGTCGCGCTCACCGGCGCGGGGTGCAGCACCGAGTCCGGCATCCCCGACTACCGAGGCCCCGGCACCCGCGCGCGCGCCCGCAACCCCATCCAGCACCGCGAGTTCCTCACCAAGCCCGAGGTCCGGGCGCGCTACTGGGCGCGCAGCCTCCTGGGGTGGCCCCGCTTCTCATCCGCCCGTCCCAACGCCGCGCACCACGCGCTGGCGAACCTGGAGCGCGACGGACACGTGCTCGGCCTCATCACCCAGAACGTGGACCGGCTGCACCACGACGCGGGCAGCGTGCGAGTCATCGAGCTGCACGGTGCGCTGTCGCGGGTGCGCTGCCTGGACTGTGGCGGCATGGAGACTCGGCCGGACCTCCAGAATCGACTGCTGGCGCTCAACCCGGACTTCTCGCACACGCCGACGGAGTGGCGTCCGGACGGTGACGCCGAACTGCCCGTCGAGGCGGTGCAGTCCTTCCGAGTCCCCGCGTGCCTGCGCTGCGGCGGCACGCTCAAGCCGGACGTGGTGTTCTTCGGCGACAACGTGGCGCTCCCCATCGTCGAGGAGGCGTTCTCGCTCCTGGAGGAGGGCGACGCGCTGCTCGTGGTGGGCTCGTCGCTCGCGGTCTACTCGGGGTTCCGCTTCGTCACCCGCGCCGCCGAACGCCACATGCCCATCGCGCTGCTGAACATCGGCGAGAGCCGAGGCGACAGCCTGGCGGACGTGCGCGTGGAGGCGTCCGCCGGAGAGGTGCTGCCTCGGCTCGCGGAGCGGCTGGCCCGGGGCTGA
- a CDS encoding penicillin acylase family protein, with protein sequence MSALNNILRMLRMLPSAFAVASPGLGPWLARRRWPRTQGSRTLQGLHGKVEVIRDTWGVPHIFANDEHDLFFAQGYVHAQDRMWQLEMGRRIGNGRLASAVGPMGVAADQLMLTLGLRRVAERTWEQVDPEARAMLEAYAAGINARVANEPLSYEFSVLGVTPEAWTPMDTLIRGNLLSLMLGGNHRLELLRARLVAEAGEEVANAILPQNAPETPLIVPPEARLTGLQGVKAMEGLDGIDGVLGDPNIVSGSNNWVVHGQRTQSGKPLLCNDVHIGLGLPSTWYENGLHGGRFHHVGFSLPGVPLIVVGHNGKISWGMSNLGPDTQDFYIEKLDDVKAPRQYLFQGEWHDLDIRREEIPVRGAAPVALEVRSTVHGPIMNTVMSRVLADSEPLSLRWALFECKPLVNSLLRLNLATNWEEFRGAMALWESPGQNFVYADTAGNIAYQSTGKIPIRAGGHQGLLPMPGWGGEYEWQGYIPFEELPASFNPPAGFAVTANNKITSDEYPYLIAHNWFPGYRAKRITDLLAQGTQHTVEDMQRIQSETYSLPAEALRPFLLAVSPADESQARVMDALKSWDLRFETDRVGATAFQAWYIHILRNVLRHKLGPELVERYLASEYERHGSLHMPFIIGLMSQPDSPWWDDPKTPEKETRDDILRRSLAEAAKWLIEKFGAQPSGWAWGKVHTLTYAHGMLGGPAIPGPVRRVFNTRTVPARGDNYSVDGASFLWNRPFTVVHGTALRMIVDMSDLSKSVSVHGPGQSEHLYHPHRDDMLDLIRDVKFHPMLATRDAVEAHQKQTLTLEPAAKA encoded by the coding sequence ATGAGCGCGCTCAACAACATCCTGCGCATGTTGCGCATGCTGCCGTCCGCCTTCGCGGTGGCGAGCCCCGGCCTGGGTCCCTGGCTGGCCCGCCGCCGCTGGCCGCGCACGCAGGGCTCGCGGACGCTGCAGGGCCTCCACGGCAAGGTGGAGGTGATTCGCGACACGTGGGGCGTGCCGCACATCTTCGCGAACGACGAGCACGACCTCTTCTTCGCGCAAGGCTACGTCCACGCGCAGGACCGCATGTGGCAGTTGGAGATGGGCCGCCGCATCGGCAACGGGCGGCTGGCCAGCGCCGTGGGGCCCATGGGCGTCGCGGCGGATCAGCTCATGCTCACCCTGGGCCTGCGCCGCGTCGCCGAGCGCACCTGGGAGCAGGTGGACCCCGAGGCGCGCGCCATGCTGGAGGCCTACGCCGCCGGCATCAACGCGCGCGTGGCCAACGAGCCCCTGTCCTACGAGTTCAGCGTCCTGGGTGTCACGCCCGAGGCCTGGACGCCGATGGACACGCTCATCCGCGGCAACCTGCTGTCGCTCATGCTGGGCGGCAACCACCGGCTGGAGCTGCTGCGCGCGAGACTGGTGGCGGAGGCTGGCGAGGAAGTCGCCAACGCCATCCTCCCGCAGAACGCGCCCGAGACGCCGCTCATCGTCCCGCCCGAGGCCCGGCTGACGGGACTCCAGGGCGTGAAGGCCATGGAGGGCCTGGACGGAATCGACGGCGTGCTGGGCGACCCCAACATCGTCTCGGGCAGCAACAACTGGGTGGTGCACGGCCAGCGCACGCAGAGCGGCAAGCCGCTCTTGTGCAATGACGTCCACATCGGCCTGGGGCTGCCGTCCACCTGGTACGAGAACGGCCTGCACGGCGGGCGCTTCCACCACGTGGGCTTCTCGCTGCCCGGCGTGCCGCTCATCGTCGTGGGGCACAACGGGAAGATTTCCTGGGGCATGTCCAACCTGGGGCCGGACACCCAGGACTTCTACATCGAGAAGTTGGACGACGTGAAGGCGCCCCGGCAGTACCTGTTCCAGGGCGAGTGGCACGACCTGGACATCCGCCGCGAGGAGATTCCCGTGCGCGGCGCGGCGCCCGTGGCGCTGGAGGTCCGCTCCACCGTGCACGGCCCCATCATGAACACGGTGATGAGCCGCGTGCTGGCGGACAGCGAGCCGCTGTCGCTGCGCTGGGCGCTGTTCGAGTGCAAGCCGTTGGTCAACTCGCTGCTGCGGCTGAACCTGGCGACGAACTGGGAGGAGTTCCGGGGCGCCATGGCGCTGTGGGAGAGCCCGGGCCAGAACTTCGTCTACGCGGACACGGCGGGGAACATCGCGTACCAGTCCACGGGGAAGATTCCGATTCGCGCGGGCGGCCACCAGGGCCTCCTGCCCATGCCCGGCTGGGGCGGCGAGTACGAGTGGCAGGGCTACATCCCCTTCGAGGAGCTGCCCGCGTCCTTCAACCCGCCCGCGGGCTTCGCCGTCACGGCGAACAACAAGATCACCTCCGACGAATACCCGTACCTCATCGCGCACAACTGGTTCCCGGGCTACCGCGCCAAGCGCATCACGGACCTGCTGGCGCAGGGCACGCAGCACACCGTCGAGGACATGCAGCGCATCCAGTCGGAGACGTACTCGCTGCCCGCCGAGGCCCTCAGGCCCTTCCTGCTGGCGGTGTCACCCGCGGACGAGTCCCAGGCGCGCGTGATGGACGCGCTCAAGTCGTGGGACCTGCGCTTCGAGACGGACCGCGTGGGCGCGACCGCGTTCCAGGCCTGGTACATCCACATCCTGCGCAACGTGCTGCGCCACAAGCTGGGGCCGGAGCTGGTGGAGCGCTACCTGGCCAGCGAGTACGAGCGCCACGGCAGCCTGCACATGCCCTTCATCATCGGGCTGATGTCCCAGCCGGACAGCCCGTGGTGGGACGACCCGAAGACGCCGGAGAAGGAGACGCGGGACGACATCCTGCGCCGCTCCCTGGCCGAGGCGGCGAAGTGGCTCATCGAGAAGTTCGGGGCGCAGCCCTCGGGTTGGGCGTGGGGCAAGGTGCACACGCTGACGTATGCGCACGGCATGCTCGGCGGCCCGGCCATTCCAGGCCCGGTGCGGCGCGTGTTCAACACGCGCACGGTGCCCGCGCGCGGTGACAACTACTCGGTGGATGGCGCGTCGTTCCTGTGGAACCGGCCCTTCACCGTCGTGCACGGCACGGCGCTGCGGATGATTGTCGACATGAGCGACCTGTCGAAGTCGGTGTCGGTGCACGGGCCCGGGCAGTCCGAGCACCTGTACCACCCGCACCGCGACGACATGTTGGACCTCATCCGCGACGTGAAGTTCCACCCCATGCTCGCCACGCGCGACGCGGTGGAAGCGCACCAGAAGCAGACGCTGACGCTGGAGCCCGCGGCGAAGGCGTGA
- a CDS encoding MFS transporter, whose product MSLLQRMTVTNPQKVFWMTWLGQLVSLLGSGLTSFAVGVQIFRDTQSTTQFAMLTFFYFAPMVVLAPIAGAYIDRWDRRRAMLLADLGSGVSTLLIFALVVAGNHGLMEVRPWHFYLPVGLAACFGAFRWPAFYATVALVVPKEHLSRANAMGDIAHGAGQILSPIIAGALVASVGLQGVILADLSSFVFAVGTLLLVRFPRPTASKEGQVGKGSLPQEIRQGWAFIRARPGLFGLLCYSLLTNFILALVSVLITPLVLSFTDIPTLGVILSIAGTGALAGGVMMGVWGGPKRLILGMFGFQILSGLVLFLAAPLPSVPIVATAATLYLFCTPPMSACSAAIWQRKIPPDLQGRTSSVKRMFVLCAPPLASLAAGPLADHMFEPWMAPGGLLANSFGRVFGVGPGRGIALLFLFLGIVVLINVLMAWLNPRVRNVESELPDALPEVPTPASLSDSDVAPLTPSPGATPS is encoded by the coding sequence ATGAGCCTTCTGCAACGCATGACCGTCACCAATCCCCAGAAGGTCTTCTGGATGACCTGGCTGGGACAGCTCGTCTCGCTGCTCGGCTCGGGGCTCACCAGCTTCGCGGTGGGGGTGCAGATCTTCCGAGACACCCAATCCACCACGCAGTTCGCGATGCTCACCTTCTTCTACTTCGCGCCCATGGTCGTCCTGGCGCCCATCGCTGGCGCGTACATCGACCGGTGGGACCGCCGACGCGCCATGCTGCTCGCCGACCTGGGCAGCGGCGTGAGCACGCTGCTCATCTTCGCGCTGGTGGTGGCCGGCAACCACGGGCTCATGGAGGTGCGCCCGTGGCACTTCTATCTGCCCGTCGGCCTGGCCGCGTGCTTCGGCGCGTTCCGCTGGCCCGCCTTCTACGCCACCGTGGCGTTGGTGGTGCCCAAGGAGCACCTGAGCCGCGCCAACGCCATGGGCGACATCGCGCACGGCGCGGGACAGATTCTCTCGCCCATCATCGCCGGCGCGCTGGTGGCGAGCGTGGGCCTGCAGGGCGTCATCCTCGCGGACCTGTCCTCGTTCGTGTTCGCGGTGGGAACGCTGCTGCTCGTGCGCTTCCCCCGGCCCACGGCCAGCAAGGAAGGCCAGGTGGGCAAGGGCTCACTGCCACAGGAGATTCGTCAGGGCTGGGCCTTCATCCGCGCGCGGCCCGGACTCTTCGGGCTCCTGTGCTACTCGCTGCTCACCAACTTCATCCTCGCGCTGGTGTCGGTGCTCATCACCCCGCTGGTGCTGAGCTTCACGGACATCCCCACGCTCGGCGTCATCCTCTCCATCGCCGGCACGGGCGCGCTCGCGGGCGGCGTGATGATGGGCGTGTGGGGCGGACCCAAGCGGCTCATCCTCGGCATGTTCGGGTTCCAGATTCTCTCGGGCCTGGTGCTGTTCCTCGCCGCGCCGCTGCCCAGCGTGCCCATCGTCGCCACGGCCGCGACGCTCTACCTGTTCTGCACCCCGCCCATGTCCGCGTGCAGCGCGGCCATCTGGCAGCGGAAGATTCCGCCTGACCTCCAGGGCCGGACCAGCTCCGTCAAGCGCATGTTCGTGCTGTGCGCGCCGCCGCTGGCGAGCCTCGCCGCGGGTCCGCTCGCCGACCACATGTTCGAGCCGTGGATGGCGCCGGGTGGACTGCTGGCGAACAGCTTCGGCCGGGTGTTCGGCGTGGGCCCGGGGCGCGGCATCGCGCTGCTGTTCCTCTTCCTGGGCATCGTCGTGCTCATCAACGTGCTGATGGCGTGGCTCAACCCGCGCGTGCGCAACGTGGAGTCCGAGCTGCCTGACGCGCTGCCCGAGGTGCCCACGCCCGCCAGCCTCTCGGATTCCGACGTCGCCCCGCTCACACCCTCGCCCGGAGCCACCCCGTCATGA